Proteins from a single region of Verrucosispora sp. NA02020:
- the nuoB gene encoding NADH-quinone oxidoreductase subunit B, whose product MQLPAVLGEPIRFVLNWGRRYSLWVFNFGLACCAIEFIATSMSRHDFMRLGVIPFAHGPRQADLMVVSGTVTDKMAPAIKRLYDQMPEPKYVISFGACSNCGGPYWDSYSVTKGVDQLIPVDVYVPGCPPRPEALLHGILRLQEKIAAEQSGIGGVPRPDPLASPADAPSADGAPPADARPADGAPPAVPPRDAASLTAPPVRPPTS is encoded by the coding sequence GTGCAGCTACCGGCGGTGCTCGGCGAGCCGATCCGGTTCGTGCTCAACTGGGGCCGGCGGTATTCGCTCTGGGTCTTCAACTTCGGGCTGGCCTGCTGCGCCATCGAGTTCATCGCGACCAGCATGTCCCGGCACGACTTCATGCGGCTCGGCGTGATCCCGTTCGCGCACGGCCCCCGCCAGGCCGACCTGATGGTGGTCTCCGGCACGGTCACCGACAAGATGGCCCCGGCGATCAAGCGGCTCTACGACCAGATGCCCGAGCCCAAGTACGTCATCTCGTTCGGCGCCTGCTCCAACTGCGGCGGCCCGTACTGGGACTCGTACTCGGTGACCAAGGGTGTCGACCAGCTCATCCCGGTCGACGTCTACGTGCCGGGCTGCCCGCCCCGGCCCGAGGCGCTGCTGCACGGCATCCTCCGCCTCCAGGAGAAGATCGCCGCCGAGCAGTCCGGCATCGGCGGCGTACCCCGCCCCGACCCGCTCGCCTCACCGGCCGACGCACCGTCCGCCGACGGCGCCCCACCGGCCGACGCGCGGCCCGCCGACGGCGCCCCACCGGCTGTGCCACCCCGCGACGCGGCCTCCCTCACCGCCCCGCCGGTACGCCCTCCGACCTCCTGA
- a CDS encoding MGMT family protein, with translation MTPDEYVEAVLELVDRIPPGRVMSYGGVADALAERSGRASARLIGSIMARHGGAVGWHRVVNATGTMPPRLAAEARARWLSEGTPLRAGRVDMRAAQWQPGEGM, from the coding sequence GTGACACCAGACGAGTACGTCGAGGCGGTGCTGGAGCTCGTCGACCGGATACCGCCGGGCCGGGTGATGTCGTACGGCGGGGTGGCCGACGCGCTCGCCGAGCGCTCCGGACGGGCGTCCGCCCGACTCATCGGATCGATCATGGCGCGGCACGGTGGGGCCGTCGGCTGGCACCGCGTGGTCAACGCCACCGGCACGATGCCACCACGCCTCGCCGCCGAGGCGCGGGCGCGGTGGCTCAGCGAGGGTACGCCGCTGCGCGCGGGCCGGGTCGACATGCGGGCGGCGCAGTGGCAGCCCGGAGAGGGGATGTGA
- a CDS encoding DUF2252 domain-containing protein — translation MTDFAEPRSAFIVKVLTEEFGTLMALDPAAFRRKFRKMAASPFAFYRGSASVFYADQRGDFADERFLDEQTSRVWIHGDLHAENFGTYMNGSGQLVFNVNDFDEAYVGPFTWDLRRFVASVALIGYTKALSDRVISDLVTAFAEHYLTELRAIAAGGDDAIGSITLDNADGVLRRVLQQARLNTRVDLLREQTTVDQYERRFSLRDGVYEVDDDVRARVCAAFQDYLDTLPASTQTRPVAAQIKDVVLRKGVGIGSAGLPSYNLLLEGHTQALENDVLIYMKQAQVPAVARYVDDERVRGYFRHQGHRTAESQRALQAHADPWVGFTELDGVGQLVAEVSPYAADLDWADVNEPEELAGVLADLGRAVARMHSVADDESSHDLVDYSTEEAIVAAVDADPAGFVAHLVDFAHAYGVRARQDHQLFVDLFRNGELPGV, via the coding sequence ATGACCGACTTCGCGGAGCCGCGCTCCGCCTTCATCGTCAAGGTGCTGACCGAGGAGTTCGGCACCCTGATGGCGCTCGACCCGGCCGCCTTCCGGCGCAAGTTCCGCAAGATGGCCGCGTCGCCGTTCGCGTTCTACCGGGGCAGTGCCAGCGTCTTCTATGCCGACCAGCGTGGCGACTTCGCCGACGAGCGGTTCCTCGACGAGCAGACCAGCCGGGTGTGGATCCACGGCGACCTGCACGCGGAGAACTTCGGCACCTACATGAACGGCTCCGGCCAACTCGTCTTCAACGTCAACGACTTCGACGAGGCGTACGTCGGGCCGTTCACCTGGGACCTGCGGCGCTTCGTCGCCAGCGTGGCCCTGATCGGCTACACCAAGGCGCTCTCCGACCGGGTGATCAGCGACCTGGTGACGGCGTTCGCCGAGCACTACCTGACCGAGCTGCGGGCCATCGCCGCCGGCGGTGACGACGCGATCGGTTCCATCACGCTGGACAACGCCGACGGCGTCCTGCGCCGGGTGCTCCAGCAGGCCCGCCTCAACACCCGGGTCGACCTGCTGCGCGAGCAGACCACCGTGGACCAGTACGAGCGGCGGTTCTCGCTGCGCGACGGCGTGTACGAGGTGGACGACGACGTCCGGGCGCGGGTCTGCGCCGCCTTCCAGGACTACCTGGACACGCTGCCCGCCAGCACCCAGACCCGGCCGGTGGCGGCGCAGATCAAGGACGTGGTGCTGCGCAAGGGGGTGGGGATCGGCTCGGCCGGGCTGCCGTCGTACAACCTGCTGCTGGAGGGGCACACCCAGGCGCTGGAGAACGACGTCCTGATCTACATGAAGCAGGCCCAGGTCCCGGCGGTCGCCCGCTACGTCGACGACGAGCGTGTCCGTGGCTACTTCCGCCACCAGGGCCACCGGACGGCCGAGTCGCAGCGCGCCCTCCAGGCGCACGCCGACCCGTGGGTCGGCTTCACCGAGCTGGACGGGGTGGGTCAACTCGTCGCCGAGGTCTCCCCGTACGCCGCCGACCTCGACTGGGCGGACGTCAACGAGCCCGAAGAACTGGCCGGGGTGCTGGCCGACCTCGGTCGGGCGGTCGCCCGGATGCACTCGGTCGCCGACGACGAGTCCAGCCACGACCTGGTCGACTATTCGACCGAGGAGGCGATCGTCGCGGCCGTCGACGCGGACCCCGCCGGCTTCGTCGCGCACCTGGTCGACTTCGCCCACGCGTACGGTGTGCGGGCCCGGCAGGACCATCAGCTCTTCGTGGACCTGTTCCGCAACGGTGAACTGCCGGGCGTGTAG
- a CDS encoding prenyltransferase/squalene oxidase repeat-containing protein, giving the protein MTAVVDIDAAIGFVVAHGDTVERARLSWLRTGTPPQPETLDSAEVGQTSGGGWPASWGDPVASVDATCFRLAELDDLGALGRPAARRALDWLAASQQRDGCWEEDPALAETAPEWARPGSPEARLYLTANAAFWLTVAGLDARAAGPLDHRVGGAYAGVVHAAGQALAAHLRPDGSWPSFLAAGWLSAAVLHRQQLFYESARIKALLAERMPEASPADAAWLASTLRRVEVDEQEWTMVAARRRLTETQRSDGGWSSDDGHQFDVHATLAVIRAFR; this is encoded by the coding sequence GTGACCGCCGTGGTCGATATCGACGCCGCGATCGGATTCGTGGTGGCTCACGGGGACACGGTCGAACGTGCCCGTCTCTCCTGGCTGCGCACCGGCACGCCGCCGCAACCGGAGACGCTGGACAGTGCCGAGGTCGGCCAGACCTCGGGCGGCGGCTGGCCCGCCTCCTGGGGCGACCCGGTCGCCTCGGTCGACGCGACCTGCTTCCGTCTCGCCGAACTGGACGACCTCGGGGCGTTGGGTCGCCCGGCCGCGCGTCGCGCACTCGACTGGCTCGCCGCCTCCCAACAGCGCGACGGCTGCTGGGAGGAGGATCCGGCGCTGGCCGAGACCGCCCCGGAGTGGGCCCGGCCGGGCAGCCCGGAGGCGCGGCTCTACCTGACCGCCAACGCCGCCTTCTGGCTCACAGTGGCCGGGTTGGACGCCCGCGCCGCCGGGCCGCTGGACCACCGGGTCGGCGGCGCGTACGCCGGGGTGGTGCACGCCGCCGGGCAGGCGCTCGCCGCCCACCTGCGCCCCGACGGCAGCTGGCCGTCCTTCCTGGCCGCCGGCTGGCTGAGTGCGGCTGTCCTGCACCGGCAGCAGTTGTTCTACGAATCGGCACGGATCAAGGCGTTGCTCGCCGAGCGGATGCCGGAGGCGTCTCCGGCCGACGCCGCCTGGCTCGCCTCGACCCTGCGCCGCGTCGAGGTCGACGAACAGGAGTGGACGATGGTGGCGGCCCGTCGCCGGCTCACCGAGACGCAACGCAGCGACGGCGGCTGGAGCAGCGACGACGGCCACCAGTTCGACGTGCACGCCACCCTTGCGGTGATCCGCGCCTTCCGCTGA
- the moeZ gene encoding adenylyltransferase/sulfurtransferase MoeZ, which produces MSLPPLVEPAAELTVDEIRRYSRHLIIPDVGVTGQKRLKNARVLCVGAGGLGSPALMYLAAAGVGTLGIIDFDTVDESNLQRQIIHGVSDIGRSKAESAAASIREINPLVNVEIHNTALDRDNVRDIFSQYDLIVDGTDNFATRYMVNDAAVLLGKPYVWGSIYRFDGQASVFWAEHGPCYRCLYPEPPPPGMVPSCAEGGVLGVLCASIGSIQVNEAIKLLAGIGEPLVGRLMVYDALEMSYRKIKVRKDPNCVLCGENATLTDLMEDYEDFCGAVSEEAQEAVVDATITAAELKEWQDAGKDIFLVDVREPAEYEIVRIPGATLIPKGEILSGEALAKLPQDRQIVLHCKSGVRSAEALAALKAAGFRDAVHVQGGVLSWIKQIDPSLPAY; this is translated from the coding sequence GTGTCGTTGCCCCCGCTCGTCGAGCCTGCCGCCGAGCTGACCGTAGACGAGATCCGCCGCTACTCCCGTCACCTGATCATCCCCGACGTGGGAGTCACCGGGCAGAAGCGGCTGAAGAACGCCCGGGTGCTCTGTGTGGGCGCCGGTGGTCTCGGCTCGCCCGCGCTGATGTACCTGGCTGCCGCCGGTGTCGGCACGCTCGGCATCATCGACTTCGACACCGTCGACGAGTCCAACCTGCAGCGGCAGATCATCCACGGGGTCTCCGACATCGGCCGATCCAAGGCCGAGTCCGCCGCGGCGAGCATCCGCGAGATCAACCCGCTGGTCAACGTCGAGATCCACAACACCGCGCTGGACCGGGACAACGTCCGGGACATCTTCTCCCAGTACGACCTGATCGTGGACGGGACGGACAACTTCGCCACCCGGTACATGGTCAACGACGCGGCGGTGCTGCTCGGCAAGCCGTACGTCTGGGGGTCGATCTACCGGTTCGACGGCCAGGCGTCGGTGTTCTGGGCCGAGCACGGCCCCTGCTACCGCTGCCTCTACCCGGAGCCCCCGCCGCCCGGCATGGTCCCCTCCTGCGCCGAGGGCGGCGTGCTCGGTGTGCTCTGCGCCTCGATCGGCTCGATCCAGGTCAACGAGGCGATCAAGCTGCTCGCCGGCATCGGTGAGCCGCTGGTCGGCCGGCTGATGGTCTACGACGCCCTGGAGATGAGCTACCGCAAGATCAAGGTTCGCAAGGACCCGAACTGCGTGCTCTGCGGCGAGAACGCCACCCTGACCGACCTGATGGAGGACTACGAGGACTTCTGCGGCGCGGTCTCCGAGGAGGCCCAGGAGGCGGTCGTCGACGCGACCATCACCGCCGCCGAGCTCAAGGAGTGGCAGGACGCCGGCAAGGACATCTTCCTGGTCGACGTGCGGGAGCCGGCCGAGTACGAGATCGTCCGCATCCCCGGCGCGACGCTGATCCCCAAGGGGGAGATCCTCTCCGGCGAGGCGCTCGCCAAGCTCCCGCAGGACCGGCAGATCGTGCTGCACTGCAAGTCCGGTGTCCGCTCCGCCGAGGCGCTCGCCGCGCTCAAGGCGGCCGGCTTCCGGGATGCTGTGCACGTCCAGGGCGGCGTGCTCTCCTGGATCAAGCAGATCGATCCCTCCCTGCCCGCGTACTGA
- the proB gene encoding glutamate 5-kinase, with product MRDAVTAARRVVVKIGSSSLTTATGGLDDGRVDALVDALGTRMADGREVVLVSSGAIAAGLAPLGLSRRPRDLATQQAAASVGQGLLIRRYAAAFARHDRTVGQVLLTVDDVTRRAHYRNAYRTLRKLLDLRAVPIVNENDTVATEEIRFGDNDRLAALVAALVDADLLVLLSDVDALWTGNPSRPGARRIAEVRDESDLVGVDVGGAGRAGVGTGGMVTKVEAARIATGFGIPVVLTSAPQAVAALAGEPVGTFFHPSVSRPAARLFWLAHATAPRGRLHLDPGAVAAVVGRRKSLLPAGITAVDGAFTAGDPVDLVDTSGAPVARGLVNYDAVELPGLLGRSTSDLAAALGPAYEREVVHRDDLVLL from the coding sequence GTGCGTGACGCGGTAACGGCGGCCCGGCGGGTCGTTGTCAAGATCGGTTCCTCCTCGTTGACCACCGCCACCGGCGGTCTGGACGACGGGCGGGTGGACGCGTTGGTCGACGCCCTCGGGACACGGATGGCCGACGGACGTGAGGTCGTGCTGGTCTCCTCCGGCGCGATCGCCGCCGGCCTGGCCCCGCTCGGGCTCTCCCGGCGACCACGGGACCTGGCCACCCAGCAGGCCGCCGCGAGCGTCGGTCAGGGCCTGCTGATCAGGCGGTACGCTGCCGCCTTCGCCCGGCACGACCGGACCGTCGGGCAGGTGCTGCTCACCGTCGACGACGTGACCCGCCGGGCGCACTACCGCAACGCGTACCGCACCCTGCGCAAGCTGTTGGATCTGCGGGCGGTGCCGATCGTCAACGAGAACGACACGGTCGCCACCGAGGAGATCCGGTTCGGCGACAACGACCGGCTGGCCGCGCTGGTGGCCGCGCTCGTCGACGCCGACCTGCTGGTGCTCCTCTCCGACGTCGACGCGCTCTGGACCGGCAACCCGTCACGTCCCGGTGCCCGCCGGATCGCCGAGGTACGCGACGAGTCGGACCTGGTCGGAGTCGACGTCGGCGGTGCCGGGCGGGCCGGTGTCGGCACCGGTGGCATGGTGACCAAGGTCGAGGCGGCCCGGATCGCCACCGGATTCGGCATCCCGGTGGTGCTGACCTCCGCGCCGCAGGCGGTCGCGGCGCTGGCCGGTGAGCCGGTCGGCACCTTCTTCCATCCCAGTGTCAGCCGCCCGGCCGCGCGGCTGTTCTGGCTGGCGCACGCCACCGCGCCCCGGGGACGGCTGCACCTCGACCCCGGCGCGGTCGCCGCGGTGGTGGGCCGCCGCAAGTCGCTGCTGCCGGCCGGGATCACCGCCGTGGACGGGGCGTTCACCGCCGGCGACCCGGTCGACCTGGTCGACACCTCCGGCGCGCCGGTCGCCCGGGGACTGGTCAACTACGACGCGGTCGAGCTGCCCGGCCTGCTCGGGCGGTCCACCTCGGATCTTGCCGCAGCGCTCGGTCCGGCGTACGAACGGGAGGTCGTCCACCGCGACGACCTGGTGTTGCTGTGA
- a CDS encoding glutamate-5-semialdehyde dehydrogenase gives MSVSEQARRARTAAEALAVATRTAKDAALHAMADALVARTPEILTANEADLAAGREAGLSAAVLDRLALSETRVAGIADALRQMAGLPDPVGEVVRGSTLPNGLELRQIRVPFGVVGIIYEARPNVTVDAAGICLKSGNAALLRGSSSAAHSNAALVTVLRDAIDGAGLPADTVQLLDATSRDSVKELMRARGLVDVLIPRGGASLIRTVVEESTVPVIETGVGNCHVYVDAAADPVKAVSITLNAKTQRLSTCNTAESLLVHRNVADAVLPPMLTAFAEAGVTVHGDARTAAYSDAVVAATDEDFATEYLSADISVAVVDSLDAAVAHIRRYGSGHTEAIVTDSQSAAREFVARVDAAAVMVNASTRFTDGGEFGFGAEIGISTQKLHARGPMGLPELTSTKYVVTGDGHLRS, from the coding sequence ATGAGCGTGAGCGAGCAGGCCCGGCGGGCGCGTACGGCGGCGGAGGCGCTGGCCGTGGCGACACGTACGGCCAAGGACGCGGCGCTGCACGCGATGGCCGACGCGCTGGTGGCGCGTACGCCGGAGATCCTCACCGCGAACGAGGCGGACCTGGCGGCCGGGCGGGAGGCCGGGCTGAGCGCGGCCGTGCTGGACCGGCTCGCCCTCAGCGAGACCCGGGTGGCCGGCATCGCCGACGCGCTGCGCCAGATGGCCGGGCTGCCCGACCCGGTGGGTGAGGTGGTACGCGGCTCGACCCTGCCCAACGGGCTGGAGCTACGGCAGATCCGGGTGCCGTTCGGCGTGGTCGGGATCATCTACGAGGCGCGGCCGAACGTGACCGTGGACGCCGCCGGCATCTGCCTGAAGTCGGGCAACGCGGCGCTGCTGCGCGGTTCCTCGTCGGCCGCGCACTCCAACGCGGCGCTGGTGACGGTGCTGCGGGACGCCATCGACGGTGCCGGGCTGCCCGCCGACACGGTGCAGTTGCTCGACGCCACCTCACGCGACTCGGTCAAGGAGCTGATGCGGGCCCGGGGGCTGGTGGACGTGCTCATCCCGCGCGGCGGCGCGTCACTGATCCGCACCGTGGTCGAGGAGTCGACGGTGCCGGTGATCGAGACCGGGGTGGGCAACTGCCACGTCTACGTGGACGCCGCCGCCGACCCGGTCAAGGCCGTCTCGATCACCCTCAACGCGAAGACGCAGCGACTGTCCACCTGCAACACCGCCGAGTCGCTGCTGGTGCACCGGAACGTGGCGGACGCCGTACTGCCTCCGATGCTGACGGCGTTCGCCGAGGCCGGGGTGACGGTGCACGGCGACGCCCGGACGGCGGCGTACTCGGACGCGGTGGTGGCCGCCACCGACGAGGACTTCGCCACCGAGTACCTCTCGGCCGACATCTCGGTGGCCGTGGTCGACTCGCTCGACGCGGCGGTGGCGCACATCCGGCGGTACGGCAGCGGCCACACCGAGGCGATCGTCACCGACTCCCAGTCGGCCGCCCGGGAGTTCGTGGCCCGGGTGGACGCGGCGGCCGTGATGGTGAACGCGTCGACCCGGTTCACCGACGGCGGCGAGTTCGGCTTCGGTGCCGAGATCGGCATCTCCACCCAGAAGCTGCACGCTCGTGGCCCGATGGGCCTGCCGGAGCTGACCAGCACGAAGTACGTGGTCACCGGGGACGGTCACCTGCGGAGCTGA
- a CDS encoding DUF3152 domain-containing protein, protein MPSSPLNGSPGLPDDPPESRPEEPPPGQRPAVRRRRRRLVVTLSVALALTVTLVLRIAPAEERSTGAAPAGRAYDDTATAPSGPAYPMVGAGSFAVAGGASPVRGLDGRVVHYRVAVEQGTGQDPDAFAAEVDAVLGDPRSWIGSGDLRVRRIDDPEYADFTLYLATPATSEAMCATGGLSTEGYTSCRLPGKVIINLARWAEAVPGYGAPLAVYRAYVINHEVGHEFGEGHQTCPGAGRPAPVMQQQTYGLDGCLAYAWPYLDGLRYVGDPAT, encoded by the coding sequence ATGCCGTCCTCGCCCCTCAACGGCAGCCCCGGGCTGCCGGACGATCCGCCGGAGTCCCGGCCGGAGGAGCCGCCGCCGGGGCAGCGTCCGGCGGTCCGTCGGCGTCGACGCCGGCTGGTCGTGACCCTCTCGGTGGCGCTGGCGCTGACGGTCACCCTCGTGCTGCGCATCGCACCGGCCGAGGAACGATCGACCGGCGCGGCACCGGCCGGTCGGGCGTACGACGACACGGCGACCGCGCCATCGGGACCGGCGTACCCGATGGTCGGTGCGGGCAGCTTCGCGGTGGCCGGCGGTGCGTCCCCGGTGCGCGGCCTGGACGGCCGGGTCGTGCACTACCGGGTGGCCGTCGAGCAGGGCACCGGGCAGGACCCGGACGCCTTCGCCGCCGAGGTCGACGCGGTGCTCGGTGATCCGCGGAGCTGGATCGGCTCGGGGGACCTGCGGGTCCGCCGGATCGACGACCCGGAGTACGCCGACTTCACTCTCTATCTGGCCACGCCGGCCACCTCCGAGGCGATGTGCGCGACCGGCGGTCTGAGCACCGAGGGCTACACCTCGTGCCGGCTACCCGGGAAGGTGATCATCAACCTGGCGCGCTGGGCGGAGGCGGTACCCGGCTACGGTGCGCCGCTGGCGGTGTACCGGGCCTACGTGATCAACCACGAGGTGGGCCACGAGTTCGGGGAGGGGCACCAGACGTGCCCCGGCGCGGGCCGACCGGCGCCGGTGATGCAGCAGCAGACGTACGGCCTGGACGGCTGCCTGGCGTACGCCTGGCCGTACCTGGACGGCCTGCGGTACGTCGGCGACCCGGCCACCTGA
- a CDS encoding aminotransferase class V-fold PLP-dependent enzyme, protein MIDESGSALPAHGVPAEQVLAEVRRLREADRPTHGGRLFAYVYDAAVAGLDELAAAAYAESAHVNGLDPTAFPSLLTMENALVGAAARVLGGGPGTSAPEVVGSVTSGGTESLILAVKAARDARPEITAPRIVVPASAHAAFAKAAHYLRVALDTVPVDPDTLRPSVADVAAAITQETVLVVCSAPSYAHGVVDPVAEIAETAAAAGVRCHVDACFGGWTLPYLRRLGADLPAFDFAVTGVTSISVDLHKYAYAPKGVSVLLHRDAGLRAPQYFAYADWPGYTMVNPVISSTRSGGPIAAAYATLRHLGDDGYLELARRTREAVRVLADAVRGVDGLRLVAEPESTVVCFTATESGPDLFVLVDELAARGWHTQPQLAYAGMPCSVHLTVTAAVAPTAAEFGADLAEAVAAAEAAGPVALPPDLLALAGALTPEALTADLVAGLAAGLGLGGGGGLPDRMAPVNTLLDAAPPALRERLLVEFVSLLQRPSF, encoded by the coding sequence ATGATCGACGAGAGCGGGTCGGCACTGCCGGCACACGGCGTACCGGCGGAACAGGTGTTGGCGGAGGTCCGCAGGCTGCGGGAGGCCGACCGGCCGACGCACGGCGGGCGACTGTTCGCGTACGTGTACGACGCGGCGGTCGCCGGGCTGGACGAGTTGGCGGCGGCGGCGTACGCCGAGAGCGCACACGTCAACGGGCTCGACCCGACCGCCTTCCCCTCGCTGCTGACGATGGAGAACGCGCTGGTCGGCGCGGCGGCGCGGGTCCTCGGCGGCGGGCCCGGCACGAGCGCGCCGGAGGTGGTCGGCAGTGTCACCAGTGGCGGCACCGAGTCGCTGATCCTGGCCGTCAAGGCGGCCCGCGACGCCCGGCCCGAGATCACCGCACCCCGGATCGTGGTGCCGGCCAGTGCCCACGCCGCGTTCGCCAAGGCCGCCCACTACCTGCGGGTGGCGCTCGACACGGTGCCGGTCGACCCCGACACGCTCCGCCCCTCGGTCGCCGACGTGGCCGCCGCGATCACGCAGGAGACCGTGCTGGTGGTCTGCTCCGCCCCCTCGTACGCGCACGGCGTGGTGGACCCGGTGGCAGAGATCGCCGAGACGGCCGCCGCCGCCGGGGTGCGCTGCCACGTGGACGCCTGCTTCGGCGGCTGGACCCTGCCCTACCTGCGTCGCCTCGGCGCCGACCTGCCCGCGTTCGACTTCGCCGTCACCGGGGTCACCTCGATCTCGGTGGACCTGCACAAGTACGCCTACGCGCCGAAGGGCGTCTCGGTGCTGCTGCACCGTGATGCCGGGCTGCGCGCACCGCAGTACTTCGCGTACGCCGACTGGCCCGGGTACACGATGGTCAACCCGGTGATCTCCTCCACCCGGTCCGGTGGTCCGATCGCCGCCGCGTACGCCACCCTTCGCCATCTCGGCGACGACGGTTACCTGGAGCTGGCCCGCCGGACCCGGGAGGCGGTACGGGTACTGGCCGACGCGGTGCGCGGCGTCGACGGGCTGCGGCTGGTCGCCGAGCCCGAGTCGACCGTGGTCTGCTTCACCGCCACCGAGTCCGGCCCCGACCTGTTCGTCCTGGTCGACGAGTTGGCCGCGCGGGGTTGGCACACCCAGCCCCAGCTCGCGTACGCCGGTATGCCGTGCAGCGTGCACCTGACGGTGACCGCGGCGGTCGCGCCGACGGCGGCGGAGTTCGGCGCCGACCTGGCCGAGGCGGTCGCGGCGGCCGAGGCGGCCGGCCCGGTCGCGTTGCCGCCGGACCTGCTCGCGTTGGCCGGGGCGCTCACCCCGGAGGCGCTCACCGCCGACCTGGTCGCCGGGCTGGCCGCCGGACTGGGCCTCGGTGGTGGCGGTGGACTGCCGGACCGGATGGCACCGGTGAACACTCTCCTGGACGCCGCCCCACCCGCGCTGCGGGAGCGCCTCCTGGTGGAGTTCGTGAGTCTGCTGCAACGCCCGTCGTTCTGA
- a CDS encoding MFS transporter, producing MNASPGGAGAAGLPRKVHAGYALGSLATGAFGTVPGLLLLPYLTDTLGVAAGVAALLVLLPKAWDVLVNPVAGRISDRTRSRWGARRPYLLVGGLALAVLFGSIFAAPFGAGPAAGAYVAIAFLATATAFAFFQVPYVAMPAELTDDYAERTRMMTWRIAVLALAILVAGAVAPLVRDAAGGGVPGHRWMGVFVAALIAVGAVGAFLGTRSAPQGSVGESEPSLRAQLTVAGRNRPFRALLLCFVVQSAGVATILAGVQYFADQILRDPTTGPTLLFLCFVGPALVVMPLWSRVGARLGKLAALVAASLILSAGGLALVAAPVLPAVVVYLLVAALGVGYAGQQVFALAMLPDCIAYDTARTGRRQAGVFTGLWTAGETFGLALGPGVFGLVLALTGYVSSTTGTAAVQSDTARLGVLLGFTLLPALLIGLATLLLRPYDLTPTLLATLTPHASPLPDAPDAPRVSGVDHGVVAGTNAVESHGKGTTTP from the coding sequence ATGAACGCGTCGCCGGGTGGAGCAGGGGCGGCCGGGTTGCCGCGCAAGGTGCACGCCGGGTACGCGCTCGGTTCGCTGGCCACGGGAGCCTTCGGCACCGTGCCGGGGCTGCTGCTGTTGCCGTACCTGACCGACACGCTCGGGGTGGCCGCCGGAGTGGCGGCCCTGCTGGTGCTCTTGCCGAAGGCGTGGGACGTGCTGGTCAACCCGGTCGCCGGGCGGATCTCCGACCGGACCCGGTCGAGGTGGGGTGCCCGCCGGCCGTACCTGCTCGTCGGTGGGTTGGCGTTGGCCGTGCTGTTCGGGTCGATCTTCGCCGCGCCGTTCGGCGCCGGACCGGCCGCCGGGGCGTACGTGGCGATCGCCTTCCTGGCGACGGCCACCGCGTTCGCCTTCTTCCAGGTGCCGTACGTGGCGATGCCGGCCGAGCTGACCGACGACTACGCCGAACGTACCCGGATGATGACCTGGCGGATCGCGGTGTTGGCGCTGGCCATCCTGGTCGCCGGTGCGGTGGCCCCGCTGGTCCGCGACGCCGCCGGCGGTGGCGTGCCGGGGCACCGCTGGATGGGCGTCTTCGTGGCCGCCCTGATCGCGGTCGGTGCCGTCGGCGCGTTCCTCGGCACCCGGTCGGCCCCGCAGGGCTCGGTCGGGGAGAGCGAGCCGAGCCTGCGTGCCCAGCTCACCGTCGCCGGTCGGAACCGGCCGTTCCGGGCGCTGCTGCTCTGCTTCGTGGTCCAGTCCGCCGGGGTGGCCACGATCCTCGCCGGGGTGCAGTACTTCGCCGACCAGATCCTGCGCGACCCGACGACCGGTCCGACCCTGCTGTTCCTCTGCTTCGTCGGACCGGCGCTGGTGGTGATGCCGCTGTGGTCGCGGGTGGGTGCCCGGCTGGGCAAACTGGCCGCCCTGGTGGCCGCGTCGCTGATCCTCTCCGCCGGTGGGCTGGCCCTGGTCGCCGCGCCGGTGCTGCCCGCCGTCGTGGTCTATCTGCTGGTGGCGGCGCTGGGCGTCGGGTACGCCGGTCAGCAGGTGTTCGCGCTGGCCATGCTCCCGGACTGCATCGCGTACGACACGGCGCGCACCGGCCGGCGGCAGGCGGGCGTCTTCACCGGCCTCTGGACGGCCGGCGAGACCTTCGGCCTGGCCCTCGGTCCGGGCGTCTTCGGTCTGGTGCTCGCGCTCACCGGCTACGTCTCCTCCACCACCGGCACCGCCGCGGTCCAGTCGGACACCGCCCGCCTGGGCGTCCTGCTCGGCTTCACCCTCCTCCCGGCCCTGCTGATCGGCCTGGCCACCCTCCTGCTCCGCCCCTACGACCTGACCCCCACCCTCCTGGCCACCCTCACCCCCCACGCCTCCCCCCTCCCCGACGCTCCCGACGCCCCCCGTGTCTCCGGCGTCGATCATGGAGTTGTCGCCGGGACGAATGCTGTTGAAAGCCACGGAAAGGGCACCACTACTCCATGA